The Ignavibacteriales bacterium genome includes a window with the following:
- a CDS encoding FG-GAP-like repeat-containing protein, with protein sequence MFNHLKYSVILLLFSLISSVYSQQMNNEINPDYVKWLEQKGSGNSEQFTIDGHPLGYIPPPYKIHTELPEYLKKQLAKKESLPASFDLRSTGGLTPVKDQGTCGACWTFATMGAIESRWKVNGKGTYDLSEDNLNTCHSPFLVAPCEGGNSSYSLAYLSRGSGPKSETDDPYNDKHTTVDCPSGLNPQGIVTSGWFIPKSDPILIKSLIQQYGALSTNMYYTESSYNASNYTYYYSGTAGNNHSVTLVGWDDNKVTAGGTGAWIIKNSWGTSWGENGYFYIAYQDTKVNNEVTLFKDYIDYNPNQTISTYSESGSVESVGYGTSQAYALVKFIATGNVQLMKIGTYVTYPGSVVSMEVYDNFDGSSSLTGLLGSISSQTCTYTGYYAFDFSSPINISNGNNYYVKISYQTPGWNYPIPIEAYIAGYNNPTFETGKCWISSGGSTWSSLGNNEDLCAYAYTSTNIAPNAPTVTTTTATNITSTSASSGGNVTSDGGATITVRGVCWSTGSNPTLGNSHTSDGTGTGTFTSSITGLSPGILYHYRAYATNSAGTSYGSELTFTTTSSTPTITISPTSLPYFGNVVVGQNSSSQSYTVSGSNLTANIAIQAPTGFQVSLNSISGFASSLNLTQSGSTVPSTTIYAKFSPMSAGFQSGNISHTSSGATTKNISISGTGTAVSTSAVLSFTPTSGPIGTTVTITGSNFSTTPANNIVYFGAVSAQVSSATQTQLVVAVPTGATYQPISVTVNGLTAYANAPFIVTFPSSQIIDTSSFASKLDFTTGSAPIGGVICDVDGDGKPDLVVTNANSNTVSVFRNTSASGVMTASSFAPKVDFTTGSHPYGVAIGDVDGDGKPDLVVINANSNTVSVFRNTSSSGSITTSSFAPKVDFTTGPSPVSVTICDVDGDGKPDLVVTNASSNTVSIFRNTSSSGVMMASSFALKVDFTTGSYPYGVAIDDVDRDGKPDLVVTNASSNTVSVFRNTSSSGSITASSFASKVDFTTGTTPVGVAICDADGDGKPDLVVTNANSNTVSVFRNTSSSGVMTASSFALKVDFTTGLYPCGVAIGDVDGDSKPDLVVTNANSNTVSVFRNRSDSGVMTASSFAPKVDFTTGSYPYGVAIGDMDGDGKPDFVVTNANSNTVSVLRNTILAINTYTLAVTAVNGTVTKNPDQVNYNYGSTITLTATPNQGYTFTGWSGDTSGSTNPLTLTMNGNKKITANFKTTNDGISWVKQSSGTSDWLSSVDFIDENTGWVVGQTGDITNVGSIILKTTDGGTAWISQSSGVSSWLFSVDFIDQSTGWTVGQSGTILKTTNGGTNWISQSSGVSDWLRSVHFIDQNIGWVVGDGSTILKTTNGGINWVRQSSGISDWLSSVDFVDQNAGWAVGQSGAIIKTTDGGNSWISQLSGTSGNLQSVDFIDQNTGWIVGVFLNSSGVVLGPILKTTDGGANWINQTNGNDKFLYSVHFIDQNTGWAVGSLGLILKTTNGGNNWISQTSEINTALNSVYFVNNTGWAVGEAGTILKTTNGGVTFVKDAKTEIPDQFVLYQNYPNPFNPNTRIEYGISKASHITIKIFDILGREVATLINEVKSAGIYTTTFNAAKMLSGIYFYRLQAGNFVETKKLVLLK encoded by the coding sequence ATGTTTAATCACCTGAAATACAGTGTTATTCTTTTATTATTTAGTCTTATATCATCGGTTTATTCGCAACAGATGAATAATGAAATCAATCCGGACTATGTGAAATGGCTAGAACAAAAAGGAAGCGGGAACAGCGAACAATTTACCATTGATGGACATCCATTAGGGTACATTCCACCTCCTTATAAAATACATACAGAATTACCTGAATATTTAAAAAAACAATTAGCAAAAAAAGAGTCACTTCCTGCAAGTTTTGACTTGCGCAGTACCGGAGGATTAACCCCTGTAAAAGACCAAGGTACTTGTGGAGCGTGTTGGACATTTGCTACTATGGGTGCGATTGAATCTCGCTGGAAAGTTAATGGCAAAGGTACATACGACCTTTCGGAAGATAATTTGAATACATGTCATTCTCCTTTTTTAGTGGCTCCTTGTGAAGGGGGGAATTCTTCATATTCGTTAGCCTATTTATCAAGAGGCTCAGGACCAAAATCAGAAACAGATGATCCCTATAATGATAAACATACTACTGTCGATTGTCCCTCTGGTCTCAATCCTCAAGGTATAGTTACCTCAGGTTGGTTTATTCCCAAATCTGATCCAATACTAATAAAGAGCCTTATCCAACAATATGGTGCATTATCTACAAATATGTATTATACAGAATCATCGTACAATGCAAGTAATTATACTTATTATTATTCTGGAACTGCGGGTAACAATCATTCTGTGACACTCGTTGGATGGGATGATAATAAAGTTACGGCAGGAGGAACCGGTGCTTGGATAATTAAAAATAGTTGGGGAACAAGCTGGGGTGAAAACGGTTATTTCTATATTGCATATCAAGATACAAAAGTCAATAACGAAGTGACGTTATTTAAAGATTATATCGATTATAATCCAAATCAAACAATTTCTACATATTCGGAATCTGGATCGGTAGAGAGTGTAGGATATGGCACATCACAAGCATATGCCTTAGTGAAATTCATTGCAACGGGAAATGTCCAATTGATGAAAATTGGAACATATGTAACTTATCCAGGATCTGTTGTCAGTATGGAAGTCTATGATAATTTTGATGGTAGCAGTTCATTGACTGGATTATTGGGATCAATTTCGAGTCAGACTTGCACCTATACAGGATATTACGCCTTTGATTTTTCTTCTCCAATAAACATTTCAAATGGGAATAATTATTATGTAAAAATTAGTTATCAAACACCAGGTTGGAATTATCCAATTCCCATTGAAGCGTATATTGCTGGTTATAATAATCCTACCTTCGAAACAGGAAAATGTTGGATAAGTTCAGGAGGATCAACTTGGTCTTCGTTGGGTAATAATGAGGATCTATGTGCTTATGCTTATACAAGTACGAACATTGCCCCTAATGCACCCACAGTAACAACGACAACTGCTACAAACATAACCAGTACAAGTGCATCATCTGGAGGAAATGTAACCTCTGACGGAGGAGCTACTATAACAGTCCGGGGAGTATGTTGGAGTACAGGTAGTAATCCCACATTAGGTAATAGTCATACATCGGATGGAACAGGCACCGGAACATTTACAAGCAGTATAACCGGATTGAGTCCTGGAATCCTGTATCATTACAGGGCATATGCAACCAACTCTGCGGGGACCAGCTACGGAAGCGAGCTCACATTTACAACAACTTCTTCAACACCAACAATAACAATATCGCCAACTTCATTACCATATTTTGGAAATGTCGTAGTAGGCCAGAATTCATCATCTCAATCCTACACAGTTTCGGGTAGTAATCTGACAGCAAATATTGCGATTCAAGCACCAACTGGATTTCAAGTATCGTTAAACTCAATATCTGGATTTGCAAGTTCACTAAACCTAACACAATCTGGTAGTACGGTTCCTAGCACAACAATTTATGCAAAATTCAGTCCGATGAGTGCCGGATTTCAATCGGGGAATATTTCACATACAAGCTCAGGTGCGACGACTAAAAATATTTCAATTAGTGGAACTGGTACGGCGGTTTCGACATCAGCAGTTTTATCCTTCACTCCAACATCCGGTCCCATTGGAACAACAGTTACCATCACCGGCTCAAACTTTAGTACAACTCCAGCAAATAATATTGTATACTTTGGCGCAGTAAGTGCACAGGTATCTTCTGCCACCCAAACGCAGCTTGTTGTCGCTGTTCCAACCGGAGCGACGTACCAGCCAATTTCTGTAACAGTAAATGGATTAACGGCATACGCAAATGCTCCCTTTATTGTAACTTTTCCAAGTTCACAAATTATAGATACATCATCCTTTGCCTCAAAATTAGATTTCACAACAGGATCGGCTCCCATTGGCGGTGTGATATGTGATGTGGATGGAGACGGCAAACCAGACCTCGTTGTTACAAACGCGAACAGCAATACTGTTTCGGTCTTCAGGAACACAAGCGCTTCCGGAGTTATGACGGCAAGCTCCTTTGCTCCAAAGGTTGACTTCACGACGGGATCGCATCCATACGGTGTTGCTATCGGTGATGTGGATGGAGACGGTAAACCAGACCTCGTTGTTATAAACGCGAACAGCAACACTGTTTCGGTCTTCAGGAACACAAGCTCTTCCGGTTCCATTACAACAAGCTCCTTTGCTCCAAAGGTTGACTTCACGACGGGGCCGTCTCCCGTTAGTGTTACTATCTGTGATGTGGATGGAGATGGCAAACCAGACCTCGTTGTTACAAACGCGAGCAGCAATACTGTTTCGATCTTCAGGAACACAAGCTCTTCCGGAGTTATGATGGCAAGCTCCTTTGCTCTAAAGGTTGACTTCACGACGGGATCGTATCCATACGGTGTTGCTATCGATGATGTGGATAGAGACGGCAAACCAGATCTCGTTGTTACAAACGCGAGCAGCAATACTGTTTCGGTCTTCAGGAACACAAGCTCTTCCGGTTCCATTACTGCAAGTTCCTTTGCATCTAAGGTTGACTTCACAACGGGAACGACTCCCGTTGGTGTTGCTATCTGTGATGCGGATGGAGACGGCAAACCTGACCTCGTTGTTACAAACGCGAACAGCAATACTGTTTCGGTCTTCAGGAACACAAGCTCTTCCGGAGTTATGACGGCAAGCTCCTTTGCTCTAAAGGTTGATTTCACGACGGGATTGTATCCATGCGGTGTTGCTATCGGTGATGTGGATGGAGACAGCAAACCTGACCTCGTTGTTACAAACGCGAACAGCAATACTGTTTCGGTCTTCAGGAACAGAAGCGATTCCGGAGTTATGACGGCAAGCTCCTTTGCTCCAAAAGTTGACTTCACGACGGGATCGTATCCATACGGTGTTGCTATCGGTGATATGGATGGAGATGGTAAACCAGACTTCGTTGTTACAAACGCGAACAGCAATACTGTTTCGGTATTGCGGAACACGATCCTTGCCATCAACACATACACATTAGCGGTAACTGCAGTTAACGGAACAGTAACCAAGAATCCTGATCAGGTGAATTATAATTACGGATCGACAATTACATTAACAGCGACACCAAATCAAGGTTATACATTTACTGGTTGGAGCGGAGATACAAGTGGTTCGACTAATCCGCTAACATTAACAATGAATGGTAATAAAAAAATTACAGCAAACTTTAAAACAACCAATGACGGAATCAGTTGGGTAAAACAATCAAGCGGTACAAGTGATTGGCTAAGCTCTGTTGATTTTATCGATGAGAATACAGGGTGGGTTGTGGGACAAACCGGCGACATTACCAATGTCGGTAGCATAATCCTAAAAACAACTGATGGAGGAACCGCTTGGATAAGTCAATCAAGCGGGGTAAGCAGTTGGTTATTCTCAGTTGATTTTATAGACCAGAGTACTGGTTGGACTGTAGGTCAATCTGGCACAATTCTTAAGACTACAAATGGAGGAACTAATTGGATAAGCCAATCAAGTGGTGTTAGTGACTGGTTACGTTCAGTCCATTTTATTGACCAGAATATCGGTTGGGTAGTCGGTGATGGTAGTACAATTCTTAAAACAACCAACGGCGGAATTAATTGGGTTAGACAATCAAGTGGCATCAGTGATTGGTTAAGTTCGGTTGACTTTGTTGATCAAAATGCCGGGTGGGCTGTGGGACAGTCCGGCGCTATCATCAAAACAACCGACGGGGGAAACAGTTGGATAAGTCAATTAAGCGGAACAAGTGGTAATCTACAATCCGTTGATTTTATTGATCAGAATACTGGTTGGATAGTAGGAGTATTTTTAAATTCTTCTGGTGTTGTACTTGGACCCATTCTTAAGACGACCGACGGAGGAGCTAATTGGATAAATCAAACTAACGGAAATGATAAATTTTTGTATTCAGTTCATTTTATTGATCAGAATACTGGTTGGGCTGTGGGTTCTTTAGGTCTGATACTCAAAACAACCAATGGTGGTAATAATTGGATAAGTCAAACAAGCGAGATAAATACAGCGTTAAACTCTGTTTATTTTGTAAATAATACAGGCTGGGCTGTTGGGGAAGCTGGCACAATCCTTAAGACAACCAACGGCGGTGTTACTTTTGTAAAAGATGCTAAGACAGAAATACCAGATCAATTTGTTTTATACCAGAACTATCCGAACCCGTTCAATCCAAATACAAGGATAGAATATGGAATATCGAAAGCATCTCATATAACAATTAAAATATTTGATATACTGGGAAGAGAAGTCGCAACACTTATCAACGAAGTGAAATCGGCAGGAATATATACCACAACATTTAATGCGGCAAAAATGTTGAGCGGGATTTATTTTTATCGATTGCAGGCTGGAAATTTTGTTGAAACGAAAAAACTTGTTTTGCTGAAATAG
- a CDS encoding DUF87 domain-containing protein, translating into MNKYLLKLGSLEDIHLELPYITNLNQRFNHTYIIGKTGMGKSVLMERMADYDMKYGLSVIFIDPKGDSVNKLINPNARYVSFNNPVKINPLRRRGYKVDTLIREFTDVMDIMITATSINPEATVRMKEILSKAIKGFKEEDRNLKFLNEFLSFKDVRERYPFSEPATRKWFNEIEDTKKSGFKKTSDYINTMGSISSRLSQFLDNEEMSQFLTTGENEFDISSIIEQGQSLLVNTATSDNDNQRFLSALILYSVFSYIKNNTIKKPLMIYIDEFQTSVNSSFPSLLQFARSCQVGFTLSHHDFLEIEPKVLSSIFGIVGSYIVFNCGDTEAKRLADILRVKESEIMDLPDYHAFTRLGTSNSHIKTFPPLPNQTEPIPSQTTPTEQEPTYNFLSDDWIMV; encoded by the coding sequence GTGAATAAGTATTTACTAAAACTCGGTTCATTAGAAGATATTCACCTTGAGTTGCCATATATAACAAATCTTAATCAAAGATTTAACCACACATACATAATCGGCAAGACGGGTATGGGAAAATCCGTTCTAATGGAACGAATGGCCGACTATGATATGAAGTATGGGCTATCCGTTATCTTCATAGATCCGAAAGGCGACAGCGTCAACAAACTGATAAATCCTAATGCTCGTTATGTTTCCTTTAATAACCCTGTCAAGATAAACCCTTTAAGACGCCGCGGGTATAAAGTAGATACTCTTATCCGAGAATTTACAGATGTTATGGATATTATGATTACAGCCACCTCTATAAATCCGGAGGCGACCGTTCGTATGAAAGAGATACTCTCCAAAGCGATTAAGGGATTTAAAGAAGAAGACCGCAATCTTAAGTTTTTAAATGAATTTTTGAGTTTTAAGGATGTCAGAGAGCGTTATCCATTTTCCGAGCCAGCCACTCGGAAATGGTTCAACGAAATAGAAGACACCAAGAAAAGCGGATTTAAAAAAACGAGCGATTATATAAACACAATGGGAAGCATATCAAGCCGTCTTTCTCAATTTCTTGATAATGAAGAGATGAGCCAATTTCTTACGACAGGAGAAAACGAGTTTGATATTTCTTCTATCATAGAACAGGGTCAGTCCTTACTTGTTAATACCGCCACCAGCGACAACGACAACCAGAGGTTCTTATCTGCTCTGATTCTCTATTCAGTTTTTTCCTATATCAAGAATAACACGATCAAGAAACCTTTGATGATTTACATTGATGAATTTCAGACAAGCGTCAATTCCAGCTTCCCTTCCCTATTACAATTTGCCAGAAGTTGCCAAGTTGGATTCACTCTTTCTCACCACGATTTTTTGGAAATAGAACCAAAGGTATTAAGCTCAATATTCGGAATAGTCGGTTCTTATATTGTTTTTAATTGCGGCGACACTGAAGCAAAGAGATTAGCCGATATTCTGAGAGTTAAGGAATCCGAAATAATGGACTTGCCGGATTACCACGCTTTTACGAGATTAGGAACAAGCAACAGCCATATCAAAACTTTTCCCCCTCTTCCCAATCAAACAGAACCAATCCCAAGCCAAACCACCCCAACAGAACAAGAACCAACATATAATTTCTTGTCTGATGACTGGATAATGGTATAA